A DNA window from Nyctibius grandis isolate bNycGra1 chromosome 25, bNycGra1.pri, whole genome shotgun sequence contains the following coding sequences:
- the C25H11orf52 gene encoding uncharacterized protein C11orf52 homolog: protein MGNLCSCGRPWNCPSPFKRKKEKQGTNVRHESQQHQPGRKAPTYEDVTEFPVYATVSKPKSVKQDDSIHYADIQVFTKVRERSAAEVKNLQMQNATEYATLNFPRPRLKYDSKNGTLV from the exons ATGGGCAATCTCTGCAGCTGCGGGCGACCGTG GAATTGTCCTTcgccttttaaaagaaagaaagaaaagcaag gaacTAATGTGAGACATGAGAGCCAACAGCATCAGCCTGGCAGGAAG GCTCCAACGTACGAAGATGTCACAGAGTTTCCTGTCTATGCCACCGTGAGTAAACCCAAGAGTGTGAAGCAGGATGACAGCATTCATTACGCAGACATCCAAGTGTTCACCAAGGTCCGGGAGCGCTCTGCAGCAGAGGTGAAGAACTTACAAATGCAGAATGCCACAGAGTATGCCACCCTCAACTTCCCCCGGCCCAGGCTGAAATATGACAGTAAGAATGGGACTCTGGTATAA